The Pseudomonas iranensis genome includes a window with the following:
- a CDS encoding UDP-glucose dehydrogenase family protein, with translation MNVSVFGIGYVGLVQGAALAEVGHNVLCVDVDAAKVQALNDGSLPIYEPGLKSLVRDNHHSGRLQFGSDLAAAVKHGDVLLIAVGTPPDEDGSADLKHVLSVARTIGEHLRGEQIIVDKSTVPVGTADRVRECISAILGESGRGALTFDVVSNPEFLKEGCAVDDCMRPDRIIIGTDSPRAEALMRELYEPFNRNREKIIVMDVRSAELTKYAANCMLATKISFMNEMAGLAEKLGADIEMVRHGIGSDPRIGYQFIYPGIGYGGSCFPKDVRALIHAAHGVDIDARLLRAVESRNNEQKSTLFHKIAEHFNGALEGKTFALWGLSFKPNTDDMREAPSRVLMEALWRAGASVQAFDPKAMEQAQQLYGPRDDLTLAGTKEAALKNADALVIVTEWQAFRAPDFELLARQLKNPLIFDGRNLFDPQRLSARGFTYISVGRPTCAAEAQDLAS, from the coding sequence ATGAATGTGAGTGTATTCGGTATCGGTTATGTCGGACTGGTCCAGGGCGCCGCGCTGGCCGAGGTTGGCCACAACGTGCTGTGTGTGGATGTCGACGCGGCCAAGGTGCAAGCCTTGAATGACGGCAGCCTGCCCATCTACGAGCCGGGTCTGAAAAGCCTGGTGCGGGACAATCATCACAGCGGTCGCCTGCAATTCGGCAGTGATCTGGCCGCTGCGGTAAAACACGGCGACGTGTTGCTGATCGCCGTCGGCACGCCGCCGGACGAGGACGGCTCGGCGGATCTCAAACATGTCCTCAGCGTCGCCCGCACCATCGGCGAGCACTTGCGCGGCGAGCAGATCATCGTCGACAAATCCACGGTGCCGGTGGGCACGGCGGACCGGGTGCGCGAATGCATCAGCGCCATCCTCGGCGAAAGCGGCCGTGGTGCACTGACCTTCGATGTGGTTTCCAACCCGGAATTTCTCAAGGAAGGTTGCGCGGTCGACGACTGCATGCGCCCCGACCGGATCATCATCGGCACCGATAGCCCGCGCGCCGAAGCGCTGATGCGTGAGCTGTACGAACCGTTCAATCGCAACCGCGAAAAAATCATCGTCATGGATGTGCGCAGCGCCGAGCTGACCAAGTACGCGGCCAACTGCATGCTCGCGACCAAGATCAGCTTCATGAACGAAATGGCCGGGCTCGCGGAAAAGCTTGGCGCCGACATCGAAATGGTTCGCCACGGCATCGGCTCGGATCCACGCATCGGCTATCAGTTCATCTACCCCGGCATCGGTTATGGCGGCTCCTGTTTCCCCAAGGATGTGCGGGCGCTGATCCACGCCGCCCACGGCGTCGACATCGATGCGCGCCTGCTCCGCGCGGTGGAGTCACGCAACAACGAGCAGAAGAGCACGCTGTTCCACAAGATCGCTGAGCACTTCAACGGCGCGCTGGAAGGCAAAACCTTCGCGTTGTGGGGCCTGAGCTTCAAGCCCAACACCGACGACATGCGCGAAGCCCCCAGCCGCGTGTTGATGGAGGCGTTGTGGCGGGCCGGCGCCAGCGTGCAGGCATTCGACCCGAAAGCCATGGAACAAGCCCAGCAGCTTTACGGCCCGCGCGATGACCTGACGCTGGCCGGGACCAAAGAGGCGGCGCTGAAAAATGCCGACGCGCTGGTGATCGTCACCGAGTGGCAAGCGTTTCGCGCGCCGGACTTCGAACTGCTCGCCCGCCAGTTGAAAAATCCGCTGATCTTCGATGGCCGCAATCTGTTCGATCCGCAACGCCTCAGCGCACGCGGCTTCACCTACATCAGCGTTGGTCGGCCGACCTGCGCCGCCGAAGCACAGGATCTCGCGTCATGA
- a CDS encoding glycosyltransferase, whose translation MHILFTLKDYQTGGGVECVQQRLAEQFLADGRRVSFFVMNGDSPNVDGAPSMAGGGSGLAGWLKSIVLLRRLIRREGVTHLIGAKEQANLCTWFATLGTSCKVIYTRHAALDCAEQNTGRASLRLLYALYLCGSGKVVAVSHGLRQSLAGLMPWGQPRIRYCPNAVISEQLMRAAQAPLPGGVPHHYWLGIGRLVHTKGFDLLLDAYALAAQQRPLPYLVIAGDGPLRAALEAQAQRLGIERLVHFTGHLRNPYPLIRHSQLLVLSSLHEGLPTVLVEALALGTPVISTDCGSGPRELLDDGRLGRLVKVNDVPALTEAMLDSLANREPAAPARHSVSEAILPYTSQYAAQAYYQVWNR comes from the coding sequence ATGCATATTCTGTTCACGCTCAAGGATTATCAGACTGGCGGCGGCGTCGAGTGCGTGCAGCAACGCCTCGCCGAGCAGTTTCTGGCGGACGGTCGGCGGGTGAGTTTCTTCGTCATGAACGGCGATTCGCCCAACGTCGACGGCGCGCCGAGCATGGCCGGTGGCGGTAGTGGGCTCGCGGGCTGGCTGAAATCGATCGTGCTGCTGCGCCGGCTGATTCGCCGTGAGGGCGTGACGCATCTGATTGGCGCCAAGGAGCAGGCCAACCTCTGCACCTGGTTCGCCACGCTGGGCACTTCCTGCAAAGTCATTTACACCCGCCACGCCGCGCTGGATTGTGCCGAGCAGAACACCGGGCGCGCCAGCCTGCGGCTGTTGTACGCGCTGTACCTGTGCGGCAGCGGCAAGGTGGTCGCGGTGTCCCACGGTCTGCGCCAGTCGCTTGCCGGGTTGATGCCTTGGGGCCAACCGCGCATTCGTTATTGCCCGAACGCAGTGATCAGCGAACAACTGATGCGTGCGGCACAAGCGCCGTTGCCCGGTGGTGTGCCCCATCATTACTGGCTGGGCATCGGCCGATTGGTGCACACCAAAGGCTTCGATTTGCTGCTCGACGCCTACGCGCTGGCGGCGCAACAACGCCCGCTGCCGTATCTGGTGATTGCCGGCGACGGCCCGTTGCGCGCAGCGCTTGAAGCGCAGGCGCAACGGCTGGGCATCGAACGTCTGGTGCATTTCACCGGGCATCTGCGCAATCCCTATCCGCTGATCCGCCATTCGCAACTGTTGGTGCTCAGCTCTTTGCACGAAGGCTTGCCGACGGTGCTGGTCGAGGCGCTGGCGCTGGGCACACCGGTGATCTCCACCGACTGCGGCAGCGGGCCGCGCGAGTTGCTCGATGATGGGCGCCTCGGGCGTTTGGTCAAGGTCAATGATGTGCCGGCCCTGACCGAGGCAATGCTCGACAGTCTGGCCAACCGCGAACCGGCAGCTCCAGCCCGACATTCAGTCAGCGAAGCGATCCTGCCCTATACCAGCCAGTACGCCGCCCAGGCCTATTACCAGGTGTGGAACCGATGA
- a CDS encoding oligosaccharide flippase family protein yields the protein MANRRLMTLVWIFTEKFGLIFLSMITFVVYAHLLTPTELGIGTLIIAVVEVVGILFSSMLEDPLVRLQRVEDKHISSVFWFAVLVSLLSIALISLAVVLYTPSTALRWMTAVASVKILFTLMARVYVAQMRRSGNFKLLASRTLLGKVAGGVGGVAVAMLGFGPWAVVAQALIMDGISTLVLMRGDRRRIAFLIDRQVLGELLRAGLPVCVNVMSSQTLQRGVNLILGLTAGAHAVGMFNLAMRIIDLPRSAIYNGLMSYALPVFARRSAEPARLIGVIGDSTAISGFVLTPLFFGIALTAEDIILLIFGAKWADAIPLLQVLACTAALGNLALYATTALVAVNRTHLTLKAEVATTLLALALVYLLGATYGGMAAALALLLRMLLITPLQVRGLHAAIGYDWRSFFQSSYRSLFASLLMVVVVMWTSRQTSLSGYAHLAGDIAIGALTYALAYSLLHPRWPQEFKLVFTAR from the coding sequence ATGGCCAACCGTCGCCTGATGACCCTCGTATGGATTTTCACCGAGAAGTTCGGCCTGATCTTTCTTTCGATGATTACTTTTGTCGTCTACGCGCATCTGCTGACGCCGACGGAGCTGGGCATCGGCACGCTGATCATCGCTGTGGTCGAAGTGGTCGGCATTCTGTTCTCGTCGATGCTGGAAGACCCGCTGGTGCGCCTGCAACGTGTCGAGGACAAACACATCAGCAGCGTGTTCTGGTTTGCCGTGCTGGTCAGTCTGCTATCGATTGCGTTGATTTCGCTGGCGGTGGTGCTGTATACGCCATCCACCGCGCTGCGCTGGATGACCGCCGTGGCCTCGGTGAAAATCCTCTTCACCCTGATGGCGCGGGTGTATGTGGCGCAGATGCGCCGCAGCGGCAATTTCAAGTTGCTGGCCTCGCGCACATTGCTCGGCAAAGTCGCGGGCGGTGTCGGCGGTGTGGCTGTGGCGATGCTGGGTTTCGGCCCGTGGGCGGTGGTTGCTCAGGCGCTGATCATGGACGGCATCTCCACACTGGTACTGATGCGCGGCGATCGGCGGCGCATTGCTTTTCTGATTGATCGCCAGGTGCTAGGCGAACTGCTGCGCGCCGGTCTCCCGGTCTGCGTCAACGTGATGAGTTCGCAAACCCTGCAACGCGGCGTCAACCTGATTCTCGGCCTGACTGCCGGGGCGCATGCGGTGGGCATGTTCAATCTGGCGATGCGCATCATCGATCTGCCGCGCTCGGCGATCTACAACGGCTTGATGAGTTACGCCCTACCGGTGTTCGCCCGGCGCAGTGCCGAACCGGCGCGGCTGATCGGCGTGATAGGTGATTCCACGGCGATCAGCGGTTTCGTACTGACACCGCTGTTCTTCGGCATCGCCCTGACCGCCGAAGACATCATCCTGCTGATCTTCGGCGCGAAATGGGCCGATGCGATTCCCTTGCTGCAAGTGCTCGCCTGCACGGCAGCGCTGGGCAATCTGGCGCTGTACGCGACCACCGCGCTGGTGGCGGTCAATCGCACGCACCTGACGCTCAAGGCCGAAGTTGCCACCACTCTGCTCGCGCTGGCGCTGGTCTATCTGCTCGGCGCGACCTACGGCGGCATGGCGGCGGCGCTGGCATTGCTGCTGCGCATGCTGCTGATCACGCCGTTGCAGGTACGCGGCCTGCACGCCGCGATCGGTTACGACTGGCGCAGCTTCTTTCAGTCCAGTTACCGCAGCCTGTTCGCCTCGCTGCTGATGGTCGTCGTGGTGATGTGGACGTCGCGGCAAACGAGCCTGTCCGGATACGCGCACCTGGCCGGCGATATTGCCATCGGCGCGCTGACCTACGCCTTGGCCTACAGCCTGCTGCACCCGCGCTGGCCGCAAGAATTCAAGTTGGTGTTTACCGCCCGCTGA
- a CDS encoding glycosyltransferase family 2 protein: MLNDPSAVTVCVVIPLYNAAASIQRTLDSVCAQTRLPDKVIVVDDGSSDAGPEIVKHYAAPLPIVLLQQPNQGPASARNRGVFSAEETFIAFLDADDRWHPEKLQKQLALHAELTRQGRKVGLIDCFQMSEFSDGKRQLEDRCKHGEHFADFMRENIINGTSGVLALREIIVAIGGFDQSLRFAEDRLLWTRIAEISEIHSVPQILHWRAVNAANITAQPHKYYPHKLRFIQLYLARYGTRLNKQQRIYFVLANHAEFLNAFSRRGDHRRVIEVFRQMLGHSWQTLFFFQGKPTLRYLYACFKSLGNSR; this comes from the coding sequence GTGCTGAATGATCCCTCCGCCGTCACCGTGTGCGTGGTGATTCCGCTGTACAACGCCGCCGCCAGCATCCAACGCACACTCGACTCGGTGTGCGCACAGACCCGCCTGCCGGACAAAGTCATTGTCGTCGATGACGGTTCCAGCGATGCCGGGCCGGAGATCGTCAAGCACTACGCCGCGCCCTTGCCCATCGTCCTGTTACAGCAGCCCAACCAAGGCCCGGCGAGTGCGCGCAATCGCGGCGTGTTCAGCGCCGAAGAAACCTTTATCGCCTTCCTCGATGCCGATGACCGCTGGCATCCGGAGAAACTGCAAAAACAACTGGCGCTGCACGCGGAGTTGACCCGACAGGGACGCAAAGTCGGTTTGATCGATTGCTTTCAGATGAGCGAATTCAGCGACGGCAAACGCCAATTGGAAGATCGCTGCAAACACGGCGAGCACTTTGCCGATTTCATGCGCGAGAACATCATCAACGGCACCTCCGGCGTACTCGCCCTGCGCGAGATCATCGTCGCCATTGGCGGCTTCGATCAGAGCCTGCGCTTTGCCGAGGATCGCCTGCTGTGGACGCGCATCGCCGAAATCAGCGAGATCCACAGCGTGCCGCAGATCCTCCACTGGCGCGCCGTCAACGCCGCCAACATCACCGCGCAACCGCACAAGTATTACCCGCACAAGCTGCGCTTCATCCAGCTTTATCTGGCGCGTTACGGCACGCGGCTGAACAAACAGCAACGGATCTATTTCGTCCTCGCCAACCACGCCGAATTTCTCAATGCGTTTTCCCGGCGCGGCGATCATCGCCGGGTCATCGAGGTGTTCCGGCAGATGCTCGGGCATTCGTGGCAGACGCTGTTTTTCTTCCAGGGCAAACCGACCCTGCGCTACCTCTACGCCTGCTTTAAAAGCCTGGGCAACAGCCGCTGA
- a CDS encoding WecB/TagA/CpsF family glycosyltransferase, with the protein MIRLELLDRYSPALLDSNRAFSFLNFASIGSFIRQPPPSLAYFCDGMLMSGFMSRITGRAVQRVSFDFTSIADPVLRESEQRGKRVYVVGARQAELDRFVEKLGMQYPHLQLVGAHNGFFDVEQGAALQADIRRQRTNLLLVGLGAGLQERFVLDALRGGFSGVAFTCGGFIRQEANASERYYPDAINRLHLRAFYRMYREPHTIKRYLLDYPSNALRLTELILRQQVAINVTAP; encoded by the coding sequence ATGATCCGCCTGGAATTGCTCGACCGTTATTCGCCAGCCCTGCTGGACTCCAACCGGGCCTTCTCCTTTCTCAACTTCGCCTCGATCGGCAGTTTCATCCGCCAGCCGCCGCCGTCGCTGGCGTATTTCTGCGACGGCATGCTGATGTCCGGGTTCATGTCGCGCATCACCGGGCGCGCCGTGCAGCGGGTCAGTTTCGATTTCACCTCGATAGCCGACCCGGTGTTGCGCGAGTCCGAGCAGCGCGGCAAACGCGTCTATGTGGTCGGTGCGCGGCAGGCCGAGCTTGATCGTTTCGTGGAAAAGCTCGGCATGCAGTACCCGCACCTGCAACTGGTCGGCGCGCACAACGGTTTCTTCGATGTCGAGCAAGGCGCCGCGCTTCAAGCTGACATCCGCCGGCAGCGGACCAATCTGCTGCTGGTCGGCCTCGGCGCCGGTCTGCAGGAACGCTTTGTCCTCGATGCGCTGCGCGGTGGTTTCAGCGGCGTGGCGTTCACCTGCGGCGGTTTCATTCGTCAGGAGGCCAATGCCAGCGAGCGTTACTACCCCGACGCGATCAACCGTCTGCACCTGCGCGCCTTCTACCGCATGTACCGCGAGCCGCACACGATCAAGCGTTACTTGCTCGACTACCCGAGCAATGCCCTGCGCCTGACCGAATTGATTCTGCGCCAGCAAGTGGCAATCAATGTCACTGCCCCATGA
- a CDS encoding glycosyltransferase produces MKKLLIILQDLGAGGAEKMMVRLAGALVEAGNEVTLLMLTGAGINQPALDPRVRQVLLDSPRSAAAVPALMRFLRSNRYDAQLAVLTHVNVVAIAAAALSGTLARLHVSERNAFSRDKHVNPALSVKLAYWLAPWLYRLIPNPVICVSQGVAEDLVDTTITRPRDVTTADNPVLDNDFRDKPAAAPSHPWLKDKTTPVIVAVGRLAQQKGFDTLIDAFARLPQGDARLIIFGEGALRGELLAQATALGVAQRCDLPGYASDPIAEIARADCFVLSSRFEGSPNALVEALSTGTPVVATRCPYGPQEILADGAVAPLVEVDDPAALAAAISQQLATPRAVHRQRRIDAAARFVNARAVQTYLKALLGRR; encoded by the coding sequence ATGAAAAAGCTGCTGATCATCCTCCAGGACCTCGGCGCCGGTGGCGCGGAGAAAATGATGGTGCGCCTCGCCGGCGCCTTGGTTGAGGCCGGCAATGAAGTCACGCTGCTGATGCTCACCGGTGCCGGCATCAATCAGCCGGCGCTCGATCCTCGGGTCAGGCAAGTGTTGCTCGACAGCCCGCGCAGTGCCGCCGCCGTGCCCGCGCTGATGCGCTTTTTGCGCAGCAATCGCTACGACGCGCAACTGGCGGTGCTCACTCATGTCAACGTCGTGGCGATTGCCGCCGCCGCGCTGTCCGGGACGCTGGCGCGGCTGCATGTCAGCGAGCGCAATGCCTTTTCGCGGGACAAGCATGTCAACCCGGCCCTGTCGGTCAAGCTCGCCTACTGGCTGGCGCCGTGGCTGTACCGGCTGATTCCCAACCCGGTGATCTGCGTGTCGCAAGGCGTCGCCGAAGATCTGGTCGACACCACCATCACCCGCCCGCGCGATGTGACGACCGCTGACAACCCGGTGCTCGACAACGATTTTCGCGACAAACCCGCCGCCGCGCCCAGCCATCCCTGGCTGAAGGACAAAACCACTCCGGTGATCGTCGCTGTAGGACGCCTGGCGCAACAAAAAGGCTTCGACACCCTGATCGACGCCTTCGCCCGCCTGCCGCAAGGTGATGCGCGGCTGATCATCTTCGGCGAAGGCGCCTTGCGCGGCGAACTGCTGGCCCAGGCGACAGCGCTCGGCGTTGCACAGCGTTGCGATCTGCCGGGCTACGCCAGTGATCCAATCGCCGAGATCGCTCGGGCCGATTGCTTTGTTTTGTCATCACGTTTCGAAGGCAGCCCCAACGCCCTGGTCGAAGCCCTGTCGACCGGCACGCCGGTGGTAGCGACCCGCTGCCCGTATGGCCCGCAGGAAATTCTCGCCGATGGTGCGGTCGCGCCCTTGGTCGAGGTTGACGATCCGGCCGCGCTCGCCGCCGCGATCAGCCAACAACTGGCGACGCCGCGAGCCGTGCATCGCCAGCGCCGCATTGATGCTGCCGCGCGCTTTGTCAATGCTCGCGCGGTGCAGACCTACCTCAAGGCGTTACTCGGGAGGCGCTGA
- a CDS encoding undecaprenyl-phosphate glucose phosphotransferase yields MTSQYSAQMAQRRGLTFWVQWLCAMTLVNLLLIVLVHWRIGELPSEYRLLIILTVLGSMPVYGLVQVYHKRHGLLVGLGRLLAGWLILLGLLMSIAFVTQTSALFSRQVVIVWAVVGFLAQAATFLPLHLFVRMYTKMICNERRAVIIGTCPTAHELARKLLDPDRALLLGFVAAKADSGPAPSILPLLGEVEDIREIITRLQARRVYIVLPMAEAATIEALYINLLDMNVDVVWIPDLGSMVLLNHSISEIERMPAIYLNESLLTSHPGSLFCKDLFERSVAAVALILLSPLLLGVAIAVKLTSPGPVLFKQNRHGCDGEVIRVWKFRSMRVHDDQQVRQATRDDDRVTPLGRFLRRSSIDELPQLFNVLFGHMALVGPRPHAVTHNIYYTGKVRAYMARHRLKPGITGLAQITGHRGETETVEKMQRRVAQDLNYINQWSLWLDIKILLKTPFTLFSKNIY; encoded by the coding sequence ATGACCTCGCAATATTCCGCGCAAATGGCACAGCGTCGCGGCCTCACCTTCTGGGTGCAATGGTTGTGCGCAATGACTTTGGTCAACCTGTTGCTGATCGTGCTGGTGCACTGGCGCATCGGCGAGTTGCCCAGTGAATATCGGCTGCTGATCATCCTCACGGTGCTCGGTTCGATGCCGGTTTACGGCCTGGTGCAGGTCTACCACAAGCGCCATGGTCTGCTGGTCGGACTGGGGCGGTTGCTGGCCGGCTGGCTGATTCTGCTCGGGCTGCTGATGAGCATCGCCTTCGTCACCCAGACCAGCGCGTTGTTCTCGCGGCAAGTGGTGATTGTCTGGGCCGTCGTCGGTTTTCTCGCCCAGGCGGCGACGTTTCTGCCGCTGCATCTGTTCGTGCGCATGTACACCAAAATGATTTGCAACGAGCGCCGCGCGGTGATCATCGGCACCTGCCCGACCGCCCATGAACTGGCACGCAAACTGCTCGACCCGGATCGCGCGCTGCTGCTCGGGTTTGTCGCGGCGAAAGCCGACAGCGGCCCGGCGCCGAGCATCCTGCCGCTGCTCGGTGAGGTCGAGGACATTCGCGAAATCATCACGCGGTTGCAGGCGCGGCGCGTGTACATCGTGCTGCCGATGGCCGAGGCAGCGACCATCGAAGCGCTGTACATCAACCTGCTCGACATGAACGTCGACGTGGTGTGGATTCCGGATCTGGGCAGCATGGTCCTGCTCAATCATTCGATCTCCGAGATCGAGCGGATGCCGGCGATTTACCTCAACGAAAGCCTGCTCACCTCGCATCCCGGCAGCCTGTTCTGCAAGGACCTGTTCGAACGCAGCGTCGCTGCGGTGGCGCTGATTCTGCTCAGCCCGCTGCTGCTCGGCGTGGCCATTGCGGTCAAGCTGACGTCGCCGGGGCCGGTGCTGTTCAAGCAGAACCGCCATGGCTGCGACGGCGAAGTGATCCGCGTGTGGAAATTCCGCTCAATGCGCGTGCACGACGATCAGCAAGTGCGTCAGGCCACCCGCGACGACGACCGCGTCACACCGCTGGGACGCTTTCTGCGACGCAGCTCGATCGATGAGCTGCCGCAGCTATTCAACGTGCTGTTCGGCCACATGGCGCTGGTCGGCCCGCGCCCGCACGCAGTCACTCACAACATCTATTACACCGGCAAGGTGCGCGCCTACATGGCGCGGCATCGGCTCAAGCCTGGCATCACCGGGCTGGCACAGATCACCGGGCATCGCGGCGAAACCGAGACCGTGGAAAAGATGCAGCGCCGGGTCGCCCAGGACCTCAATTACATCAATCAATGGTCGCTGTGGCTGGACATCAAGATCCTGCTGAAGACGCCCTTCACCCTGTTCTCGAAAAACATCTACTGA
- a CDS encoding O-antigen ligase family protein → MNRLQVRYSTLADAFTLFGVLFYTQVIGFFLRLGNVSTLDDAQQDLEGNLANQVCGLLTLLVPLFFFIRHKVFLSKSFYRQNLFLLLFLGCVAASISWSSEPILSFKRFVALLSVVFFAGFIAWRYSLERIAFLFGCVIGAAALVGLIFALIRPDIAFISGGIRDGAFRGVFAEKNAGARLNAIAILLLLPMIRQRNPMAMLYGLFALIAIGLAQSATAIALIVAGTASYAYFITLIRLRINRSLLAFTAATLVFFLLCGVLYANYAMLLELVGRDPSLTDRTLIWELLQPLIDAQFLKGYGFGAFWASADADAFITRWGYIGNAHSGYVETLLNGGLIQLIALLLMFAQTLSKRYRAITADQSARYQACALVIIGLFVVTNYVAYVIPNYRSGEFLIFCVLSLTFRHHLVARPQPLPAANARPMRGTFREQRPC, encoded by the coding sequence ATGAACCGCCTGCAAGTGCGTTATTCGACGCTGGCCGACGCCTTCACCCTGTTCGGTGTGCTGTTCTATACGCAAGTGATCGGCTTCTTTTTGCGCCTGGGCAATGTGAGCACGCTGGACGATGCCCAGCAGGACCTGGAAGGCAATCTGGCCAATCAGGTCTGCGGCTTGCTGACCTTACTGGTGCCGCTGTTTTTCTTCATCCGGCACAAGGTGTTCCTCAGCAAGAGCTTCTACCGGCAGAACCTGTTTCTGCTGCTGTTTCTGGGCTGCGTGGCGGCGTCGATCAGTTGGTCGAGCGAGCCGATCCTCAGCTTCAAGCGTTTCGTCGCGCTGCTCAGTGTGGTGTTCTTCGCCGGTTTCATTGCCTGGCGCTACAGCCTGGAACGCATTGCGTTTCTGTTCGGCTGTGTGATCGGTGCGGCGGCGTTGGTCGGCTTGATCTTCGCCCTGATTCGCCCGGACATCGCCTTTATTTCCGGCGGCATCCGTGACGGTGCGTTTCGCGGGGTGTTCGCGGAAAAGAATGCCGGTGCACGCCTGAACGCTATTGCGATCCTGTTGCTGCTGCCGATGATCCGCCAGCGCAACCCAATGGCCATGCTCTACGGCCTGTTCGCGCTAATTGCCATTGGCCTGGCGCAGTCAGCCACGGCGATTGCGCTGATCGTCGCCGGCACCGCCAGTTACGCCTACTTCATCACGCTGATCCGCTTGCGCATCAACCGCTCACTGTTGGCGTTCACGGCGGCGACGCTGGTGTTCTTCCTTCTGTGTGGCGTGCTCTACGCCAACTACGCGATGCTGCTGGAACTGGTTGGCCGTGACCCGTCGCTGACCGACCGCACGCTGATCTGGGAACTGTTGCAACCGCTGATCGATGCGCAATTTCTCAAGGGCTACGGTTTCGGCGCGTTCTGGGCCAGTGCCGATGCCGATGCGTTCATCACGCGCTGGGGTTACATAGGCAATGCCCACAGCGGCTACGTCGAAACCCTGCTCAACGGCGGTTTGATCCAGTTGATCGCCCTGCTGCTGATGTTTGCCCAGACTCTGAGCAAGCGCTATCGCGCAATCACGGCGGATCAGTCGGCGCGCTATCAGGCCTGTGCGCTGGTGATCATCGGCCTGTTCGTCGTTACCAATTACGTCGCCTATGTGATTCCCAACTACCGCTCGGGCGAGTTCCTGATTTTCTGTGTGCTCAGCCTGACTTTCCGCCATCACCTCGTCGCCCGTCCGCAGCCGCTGCCAGCGGCGAATGCTCGGCCAATGCGCGGCACTTTCCGGGAGCAACGCCCGTGCTGA